The Deltaproteobacteria bacterium genome contains the following window.
CGTCGCGCAGTATCTCGCCGGGATGCACCGGCCTCATTCCGTTCCTGGCGTCCATGTTCGACCCCCGTTTCAGTGATAGTCCACAATCTCCACCTCGCACGGCCCGTCATCGGTCCAGAGGAAGCAGATTCGCCACTGATCGTTGATCCGAATGCTGTACTGTCCAGCCCGGTGACCGCGCAACGCCTCAAGCCGGTTACCCGGCAACGCGGAAAGGTCTCGCAGCGTCTCCGCGCTGTCCAGCAAGACCAGACGGCGCGCCGCCTGATAGGCGAACCCCTGAAACGCTGCGACGCGATGCCCTTCGAAAAAGCGCTGCGTCTCCCGGTTCCTGAAGCTCCGGATCATGTGCGCACCACTCTAATCCCTTTTACGTTATCCGTAAACCCATATCGAGGATCGGGTACTGTGAAATTTTGAACTCGAGCGTCGGCGGCAGGGATGATAGCCTCTCCCGCATGGGACAGATTCCTATTATGCCAAGTAAACTGCCTGAGAGTCTATAATCTGTTGATTTATTGGAGAAAAATCTGATCTCAAACGGGCGATGACAGACTCGGAGATTCAGCGCCAACGCGTCGATTCAATACTGTTGCAACACTGATGCCGGGACTCACAACCCGGCGCA
Protein-coding sequences here:
- a CDS encoding type II toxin-antitoxin system RelE/ParE family toxin, coding for MIRSFRNRETQRFFEGHRVAAFQGFAYQAARRLVLLDSAETLRDLSALPGNRLEALRGHRAGQYSIRINDQWRICFLWTDDGPCEVEIVDYH